The region GCGAGCGAGGCGCGGTCGCGCCGCCCGAGCCAGGCGACGAGATCGCGGCCGGGGTCACCGGCTCGCCCCGGGACCTCCGGGTGCACGCGGTTCGCGACGACCGCGCGGAGCCGGTGCCCCTCCTCGCGGAGCTTGCGCGCGAACATCATCGCGTCCGGGACCCGCTCGGGAGCCGGAGAGGTGACGAGCAGGAACGAGGTCGTCGGGGATCGCAGGAGCTTCTCCACCCGCACCGCCCGCTCGCGGAATCCCGCGTACAGGGGCTCGAAGGCGTGGAAGAACTCGGCGAGCTCGCGCAGCAGGCCGATCCCCACGAGCCGGTCGAGCAGCCGCTCGAGGCCGCGGCCGAGAGGACCGAACCGCTCCCCCGCCCGGAACCGCCCGCGATCGTCGAACCAGGGCTTCAGCGCGATCTCGATCGCGCCGCTGTCGAGGAAGTCCGCGATCCTGCGCGGCGCCCCCAGGAAGTCCATCGCCTGGCGCGCCGGCGGCGTGTCGAGAATCACGACGTCGTGCCGTCGCTCCTCGGCCACCTCGAACAGCCGCTCGACGGCCATGTACTCGAGGATCCCGGCGAGGCTGCCGCGAAGCTCGCGGTAGAAGCGGTTGTTCGCGATCCGCTCGCGCGAGGCCTCGTCGGGGGCGTAGCGCGCCACGATCCGGTCGAAGGTGCGCTTCGCGTCGAGCAGGCTCGCCTCGAGGATCCCCTTCGCCTCGAGGGGCACGCGGATCGAGGCGTCGCGCGCGGCGTCGCCGACGCCGAGCGCGTCCTTCAGCCGCTCCGAGGGGTCGAAAGTCATCACCAGGACGTCGCGCCCGTCGCGGGCGTACGCCACGCCCAGTCCCGCCGCGAACGTCGTTTTTCCCACGCCGCCCGCGCCGACGACGATGCGCAGGTCGGGTCCGTTCCGGCGGCGGGTCATCGCGTCGCCCCCGGAACGCGCAGACCGCGCTCGAGGTGCGGCTCGAGGGTGGAGACGAGCTCGTCGTCGCGCTCGAAGCGCGAGAGAGGCAGCTCGATCACCGGGCCGTCCCATCCCGCGCGGAGGCGATCGAGGGAGTCCTGCTGCGCGGCGCGGCGCCTGCGCCACGCCTT is a window of Candidatus Polarisedimenticolaceae bacterium DNA encoding:
- a CDS encoding ArsA-related P-loop ATPase, translated to MTRRRNGPDLRIVVGAGGVGKTTFAAGLGVAYARDGRDVLVMTFDPSERLKDALGVGDAARDASIRVPLEAKGILEASLLDAKRTFDRIVARYAPDEASRERIANNRFYRELRGSLAGILEYMAVERLFEVAEERRHDVVILDTPPARQAMDFLGAPRRIADFLDSGAIEIALKPWFDDRGRFRAGERFGPLGRGLERLLDRLVGIGLLRELAEFFHAFEPLYAGFRERAVRVEKLLRSPTTSFLLVTSPAPERVPDAMMFARKLREEGHRLRAVVANRVHPEVPGRAGDPGRDLVAWLGRRDRASLARLRGLLPSELPLIEAALCDAPPLGFDDLERLARNVADMT